A single window of Cololabis saira isolate AMF1-May2022 chromosome 24, fColSai1.1, whole genome shotgun sequence DNA harbors:
- the LOC133425122 gene encoding interphotoreceptor matrix proteoglycan 2-like, whose translation MDGSLPETEVEDKPEQGDSTVEIPPETTEGDTEPEDKTSEYVPEDEDQSETSPELVVEEFPTEKPDAPVEDDGVQAGGVEDVVAEAAGEGTQEPLEVTKEPLEVTKEPLEVTKEPLEVTKEPLEVTKEPLEVTKEPLEETEEPTQGSDLEVTTKYVEETNNGNFPHEVEDDDNLLGNNGFLLEDDEQNSIGNEIGETLVRPSRPLKDQVVELRLKLREESYNDALRDPSSLEFQLLDRTFKRRIEDAFERLPGFKNVYVIEFRPQKDLERGLVVQVHYAITLEVEADASVANDTLDFITLQNNLVEKNYPAAAETPTVIYTITDFRNYITEALHKDMDHFLSNSSLDNAAENVLPSAKPTSRPDDEYNNMDNILAAEKPPDAPSHEADTNVFMKEDFLSDAFDQWKVPQSDTMSENDVFMFDESTASPPDTNFPKKSLELELTDKDGEERLSGRKSGGTVDVRGLNPSEGITQQLNCG comes from the exons ATGGACGGATCGTTGCCGGAGACCGAAGTGGAGGACAAACCTGAACAAGGTGATTCAACGGTGGAAATCCCACCGGAAACCACCGAAGGAGACACAGAACCTgaagacaaaacctcagaataTGTTCCTGAAGATGAAGATCAGAGTGAAACGTCTCCAGAACTCGTGGTTGAAGAGTTTCCCACCGAGAAACCGGACGCACCGGTTGAAGA CGACGGGGTCCAGGCTGGAGGTGTGGAGGACGTcgtagcagaggctgcaggagaGGGAACCCAGGAACCTCTGGAGGTCACTAAAGAACCTCTGGAAGTCACTAAGGAACCTCTGGAGGTCACTAAAGAACCTCTGGAAGTCACTAAGGAACCTCTGGAGGTCACTAAAGAACCTCTGGAGGTCACTAAGGAACCTCTGGAGGAAACTGAAGAACCCACCCAAGGGTCCGATCTGGAGGTCACGACCAAATACGTGGAGGAAACCAACAACGGGAACTTCCCCCACGAGGTGGAAGACGATGACAACCTGCTGGGAAACAACGGCTTCCTGTTGGAGGACGACGAGCAGAACTCG ATCGGTAATGAGATCGGGGAGACGCTGGTCCGGCCCTCGCGGCCCCTGAAGGACCAGGTGGTGGAGCTGAGACTCAAGCTGAGGGAGGAGTCCTACAACGATGCCCTGAGGGATCCCAGCAGCCTAGAGTTCCAGCTGCTGGACCGAACCTTCAAACGCAGG ATTGAAGACGCTTTCGAGAGGCTGCCGGGCTTCAAGAACGTCTACGTCATCGAATTCAG ACCTCAGAAGGATCTGGAACG gggtctggtggtgcaggtCCACTACGCCATCACCCTGGAGGTGGAGGCGGACGCTAGCGTGGCTAACGACACGCTGGACTTCATCACGCTGCAGAACAATCTGGTGGAGAAAAACTACCCGGCGGCGGCGGAGACGCCGACCGTTATCTACACCATCACTGACTTCCGCAACTACATCACCGAGGCGCTGCACAAGGACATGGACCACTTCCTTAGCAACAGCAGCCTCGACAACG CAGCAGAAAACGTCCTTCCCTCTGCGAAGCCGACGAGTCGACCAGATGACGAATACAACAACATG GACAACATCCTGGCTGCAGAGAAACCTCCCGACGCTCCGAGCCACGAGGCCGACACTAACGTCTTCATGAAGGAGGACTTCCTGTCCGACGCTTTCGACCAGTGGAAGGTTCCGCAGAGCGATACGATGAGCGAGAACGACGTGTTCATGTTCGACGAGAGCACGGCCTCGCCGCCCGACACTAACTTCCCCAAGAAGagcctggagctggagctgacaGACAAAGACGGTGAGGAACGACTCTCTGGTCGGAAAAGTGGAGGAACTGTAGATGTTAGAGGTTTAAATCCCTCTGAAGGAATCACTCAGCAGCTGAACTGTGGTTga